A region from the Candidatus Thiothrix putei genome encodes:
- a CDS encoding type II toxin-antitoxin system RelE/ParE family toxin — MIRVVWQKIAIDHLENIMDYIGRENVTAALTIHDLIEKRVAQLATHPHLGREGRVAATRELVIAGTPFIVVYQIVPAHVQILAVLHGAMRWPDTF, encoded by the coding sequence TTGATACGGGTTGTTTGGCAAAAAATTGCCATTGACCACTTAGAAAACATCATGGATTACATCGGTCGAGAAAATGTTACGGCGGCTTTGACCATTCATGACCTGATTGAAAAACGGGTTGCTCAGTTGGCGACTCATCCCCATTTGGGCAGGGAGGGGAGGGTGGCAGCCACTCGTGAATTGGTTATTGCAGGAACACCGTTCATTGTTGTCTATCAGATTGTACCTGCCCATGTGCAAATTCTCGCTGTTTTGCATGGAGCAATGCGCTGGCCTGATACTTTCTAA
- the csy3 gene encoding type I-F CRISPR-associated protein Csy3, which translates to MAAAKLTLPSMLNYTRSIIPSNGVFFYREGDQEKPITVHQQTVRGTIANYGNVYKGDKQQSESDLAKQLDPANANIQRIDVCYLPDAVDTFCLRFSVTFAAHSLAPGACNDTEYAKALEQFALAYREKGGYTELAGRYLQNLINGRWLWRNRYATDKQVTLSYGGKTLVFAVAHELEHDYSAVEGYAVLRDALAAALSGEGGVLRLQVTAAGVLGFGQEVYPSQEFVEGKKDKTLASVKVAGDVRQAAMHSQKIGNALRTIDDWHSRAADYGKIAVEPYGVVAQRAEAVRLPNSKSDLYSYLKDLELWTERVTAAQGMLPAEAHYLMACLIRGGVYSGGKKEK; encoded by the coding sequence ATGGCAGCAGCAAAATTAACTTTACCGTCAATGTTGAATTATACCCGCAGCATTATTCCTTCCAACGGGGTGTTTTTTTACCGTGAAGGCGATCAGGAAAAGCCGATCACGGTGCATCAGCAGACGGTGCGCGGCACGATTGCGAATTACGGCAATGTGTACAAAGGCGATAAGCAGCAAAGTGAAAGCGACCTTGCCAAGCAGCTTGATCCGGCGAATGCGAATATTCAGCGTATTGATGTGTGTTACTTGCCGGATGCGGTGGATACGTTTTGTTTGCGCTTTAGCGTGACGTTTGCGGCGCATTCGTTGGCTCCGGGGGCGTGTAATGACACGGAATATGCCAAGGCGTTGGAGCAGTTTGCGCTGGCGTATCGGGAAAAGGGCGGTTATACCGAGTTGGCGGGGCGTTATTTGCAGAACCTGATCAATGGGCGTTGGTTGTGGCGTAACCGTTATGCGACCGATAAGCAGGTGACATTGAGTTACGGCGGGAAAACGCTGGTGTTTGCGGTGGCGCATGAGCTGGAACACGATTACAGCGCGGTGGAAGGGTATGCGGTGTTGCGTGATGCGTTGGCGGCGGCGTTGTCGGGTGAGGGTGGCGTGTTGCGTTTGCAGGTAACGGCGGCTGGGGTGTTGGGCTTTGGGCAGGAGGTGTACCCGTCACAGGAGTTTGTGGAGGGTAAGAAAGATAAAACGCTGGCATCGGTGAAAGTGGCGGGTGATGTGCGTCAGGCGGCTATGCACAGCCAGAAAATCGGTAATGCCTTGCGCACGATTGATGATTGGCACAGCCGTGCAGCGGATTACGGCAAGATTGCGGTCGAGCCTTACGGCGTAGTGGCGCAACGGGCAGAAGCGGTGCGTTTGCCGAACAGTAAGAGCGATTTGTACAGCTACTTGAAGGATTTGGAGCTGTGGACTGAGCGTGTCACGGCGGCACAGGGGATGTTACCCGCTGAGGCGCATTACCTGATGGCGTGCTTGATTCGTGGTGGGGTGTACAGCGGCGGCAAGAAAGAGAAGTAA
- a CDS encoding type I-F CRISPR-associated protein Csy2, with amino-acid sequence MSTVMETMAYVVIPGLQVKDFNAESNQYLVGIPAMTGFTGFGHGIERHLQTLGWKLQVEGVAVMLHDLRLHEGHPKCPAAMLGAKDFINPPIIEEIKGDMRVTLVLRLVGDYADDALNDKLTDSFASVETRQALYAWIHANPCCGGSCHDLKALRLLLANDVADDLRLIQALQRLQQHDKGFWVVPRDDLLRERQAEGQDVLDALLDTQRRMKQADGRWRRDTWIRDEKRWLVPLAVGYQAIEAPQSRQGVRKGARHIYAEPLMGLGELVYASHWLWKPDFILDSVFWVHRHDAQQQTYFVTTLQAEA; translated from the coding sequence ATGAGTACAGTGATGGAAACAATGGCTTATGTGGTGATTCCTGGTTTGCAGGTGAAAGACTTTAATGCCGAAAGTAACCAGTACCTGGTGGGTATTCCGGCGATGACAGGATTTACAGGCTTTGGGCATGGTATTGAGCGGCATTTGCAAACGTTGGGTTGGAAACTGCAAGTGGAAGGTGTGGCGGTGATGTTGCACGACTTGCGGCTGCATGAGGGGCATCCGAAATGTCCGGCGGCGATGTTGGGCGCGAAAGATTTTATTAACCCGCCGATTATTGAAGAAATTAAAGGCGATATGCGGGTGACGCTGGTACTGCGTTTGGTGGGGGATTATGCCGATGATGCTTTAAACGACAAGTTGACGGACAGTTTTGCTTCGGTGGAAACACGCCAAGCCTTGTACGCCTGGATTCATGCTAACCCGTGTTGTGGCGGTAGTTGCCACGATTTGAAAGCCTTGCGGTTGCTTCTGGCGAATGATGTTGCGGATGATTTGCGATTGATCCAAGCATTGCAACGGTTGCAGCAGCACGATAAAGGTTTCTGGGTTGTGCCGCGTGATGATTTGCTCCGTGAGCGGCAAGCCGAAGGGCAGGACGTGCTGGATGCATTACTGGATACCCAACGGCGGATGAAACAAGCGGATGGTCGTTGGCGGCGCGATACGTGGATTCGGGATGAAAAACGCTGGTTAGTCCCCCTCGCGGTCGGCTACCAAGCCATCGAAGCCCCGCAATCCCGCCAGGGTGTGCGTAAGGGAGCGCGGCATATCTACGCCGAGCCGCTGATGGGTTTGGGGGAGTTGGTCTACGCCAGTCATTGGTTGTGGAAACCAGATTTTATATTGGATAGCGTGTTTTGGGTGCATCGGCATGACGCGCAGCAACAAACGTATTTTGTAACGACTTTACAGGCAGAGGCATAA
- a CDS encoding ribbon-helix-helix domain-containing protein — translation MSKESIGFRIESEKRVALDQLSQTMQRDRSTLINEAIDSYLELHFWQVEVIKRSLAAANAGEVGVEHAEVFKNLRARLLEKMH, via the coding sequence ATGTCAAAAGAATCCATCGGCTTTCGGATTGAAAGTGAAAAGCGGGTCGCTTTGGATCAACTGTCACAAACCATGCAGCGTGACCGTTCCACCCTGATCAATGAAGCGATTGATAGTTACCTTGAACTGCATTTCTGGCAGGTTGAAGTGATTAAACGTAGCTTGGCAGCAGCTAATGCAGGTGAGGTTGGGGTAGAACATGCGGAGGTGTTTAAGAATCTGCGTGCTCGCTTGTTGGAGAAGATGCATTGA
- the cas1f gene encoding type I-F CRISPR-associated endonuclease Cas1f, protein MAILPSHRQGIYLLEQCRIMVKDEKLTYVRQEDAYQKFWSIPYGNTSVLLLGTGTSITQPAARLLAEEGVMLAFVGGGGSPLFLASQSEYRPTEYLQAWVRFWWDEQKRLQVAKYFQQQRCEFVRKAWKKVENLPVDPAPLIETYLQQIVIARDNQQLMGYEANFSKSLYALLARHFKVKFERKPGAGNTSDAHNSYLDHGNYLAYGLAATVLWVLGIPHAMPVSHGMTRRGALVFDVADMIKDAVILPVAFTAASQKKSDQEMRNQCIAFLDQMDSLPFMFNQVKAALQQVNAEAA, encoded by the coding sequence ATGGCTATTTTACCTTCGCACCGCCAAGGCATTTACCTGTTGGAACAATGCCGCATCATGGTCAAAGATGAAAAGCTCACCTACGTGCGCCAAGAAGATGCCTACCAAAAATTCTGGAGCATTCCGTATGGCAACACCTCCGTGTTATTGCTGGGAACGGGTACATCCATCACCCAACCCGCCGCCCGTTTGCTGGCAGAGGAAGGCGTAATGTTGGCATTCGTCGGCGGTGGCGGCTCACCTTTGTTTCTCGCCTCACAAAGCGAATACCGCCCGACTGAATACCTGCAAGCATGGGTAAGATTCTGGTGGGATGAACAAAAACGCCTGCAAGTCGCCAAATATTTCCAGCAACAACGCTGTGAATTCGTGCGCAAAGCATGGAAGAAGGTGGAAAATCTCCCTGTTGACCCTGCCCCGCTGATTGAAACCTACCTGCAACAAATCGTCATCGCCCGCGACAACCAACAACTGATGGGCTACGAGGCAAACTTTTCCAAGAGCTTGTACGCTCTGCTTGCTCGCCACTTCAAGGTGAAATTTGAACGTAAACCGGGCGCAGGCAACACCAGCGACGCACACAACAGCTATCTGGATCACGGCAATTATTTGGCTTACGGCTTGGCTGCCACCGTTTTGTGGGTATTGGGCATTCCACACGCCATGCCCGTTTCACACGGGATGACCCGCCGAGGTGCATTGGTGTTTGATGTGGCGGATATGATCAAAGATGCCGTGATTTTACCCGTAGCATTTACGGCAGCCTCACAAAAGAAAAGCGATCAGGAAATGCGCAATCAATGCATTGCCTTCCTCGATCAAATGGATAGCCTGCCCTTCATGTTCAATCAAGTGAAAGCCGCCCTGCAACAAGTCAATGCGGAGGCTGCATGA
- the cas6f gene encoding type I-F CRISPR-associated endoribonuclease Cas6/Csy4, whose product MTSHYLEYTVALPAVESGEISHLLGRLWQRLHGVLAGANIQHLGISLPRAGAKHPGNVLRLHSDAETLQAVAANAGIRQLVESAGIVTSAVLPVPTGCAYRCYTRSRQSEKFSDAWILRSESRLLQHLEKKGVVLSISELLARRKRLQERAAQAKRDAVYIKLQSHSTRQTFSLLVNTATVDAACSGQFSHYGLAIGADEKTPGQATVPFW is encoded by the coding sequence ATGACTAGCCATTATTTGGAATACACGGTGGCGTTGCCTGCGGTCGAAAGTGGCGAGATTAGCCATTTGTTGGGGCGGTTGTGGCAGCGTTTGCATGGGGTATTGGCGGGGGCGAATATCCAGCACCTTGGCATTTCGTTGCCGCGTGCGGGGGCGAAACACCCCGGCAATGTGTTGCGCTTGCACAGTGATGCAGAAACCTTGCAGGCGGTGGCGGCGAATGCGGGTATCCGCCAGCTTGTGGAAAGTGCGGGTATCGTCACCAGTGCGGTGTTGCCTGTGCCGACGGGGTGCGCTTACCGTTGTTATACGCGCAGTCGCCAGTCGGAGAAGTTCAGCGATGCGTGGATTTTGCGGAGTGAGTCCCGCTTGCTGCAACATCTGGAAAAAAAGGGCGTGGTGTTGTCGATCAGCGAATTGCTGGCGCGGCGTAAACGCTTGCAAGAACGGGCTGCCCAAGCCAAACGTGACGCGGTTTATATCAAGTTGCAAAGCCACAGCACCCGCCAAACATTCTCTTTACTGGTGAATACGGCAACGGTGGATGCGGCTTGCTCTGGTCAGTTTTCCCATTATGGGCTGGCGATTGGCGCAGACGAAAAAACGCCGGGTCAGGCTACCGTGCCTTTTTGGTAA
- a CDS encoding type I-F CRISPR-associated protein Csy1: MQFDDAKIDLKNLPDLLTRYDSPLLQVASGELRQYLTALLNALFWKATKPEALFDESTAKHALQDEKRLQSLLGVAESALGTHNLKYPNANVNQGAVFEQNVVRDTGQNIQPWVSSRSVALTRTIGGAGNAAWAAEIRLLGTEFLLDGQRVRMVDVLAQREGAVWDALLGLGLREGDAEKLGGVLRQRLQQSDKGYLDRLSKQVFFPLRDDEDIVITPVQHFGLAREFHTRFFQRVKKENPQQERFQTRALKVGGANPINAGPYNAEIAGLYRHLLAEVPPANRRPFAAETEKEQVFEEHAQLLLARLRQRHTVFPLPTQLVFDDTFLSGEAIAQHGWSSGERRGKSNAYNRNTYQVAVDYMAEQLLHDATHLAEWLAAQENSVLLQPEFAQVSVLEKAWLDPRLRPQARLGAEQMEILLTDALRLFKACQHHYQYQTEQQKWDKQSRILSIGDDQALRDSLATLIREF, encoded by the coding sequence ATGCAATTTGATGATGCCAAAATTGATCTGAAAAATCTTCCTGATCTTCTCACCCGTTACGATTCACCGTTGCTGCAAGTAGCCAGCGGTGAGTTGCGCCAATACTTAACGGCGTTGCTGAACGCGCTGTTCTGGAAGGCAACCAAACCCGAAGCGTTATTTGATGAATCCACCGCTAAACACGCATTACAAGACGAAAAACGCTTGCAGTCGTTGTTGGGCGTTGCTGAAAGTGCGTTGGGGACACATAACCTCAAATACCCCAATGCCAATGTGAATCAGGGGGCGGTGTTTGAACAAAATGTAGTACGGGACACGGGGCAGAACATTCAGCCGTGGGTGTCGTCACGTTCGGTAGCGTTAACTCGTACTATTGGAGGGGCGGGGAATGCGGCTTGGGCGGCGGAAATCCGTTTGTTAGGCACGGAGTTTTTACTGGATGGACAACGGGTACGCATGGTGGATGTGTTAGCGCAACGTGAAGGTGCAGTTTGGGATGCATTATTGGGCTTGGGTTTGCGCGAGGGTGATGCAGAGAAACTGGGGGGCGTGTTACGGCAACGCTTGCAACAGTCGGATAAAGGCTATTTGGATCGTTTGAGCAAACAGGTGTTTTTCCCGCTACGGGATGACGAGGATATTGTCATTACGCCAGTACAGCATTTTGGCTTAGCTCGTGAATTTCATACGCGCTTTTTCCAGCGGGTGAAGAAAGAAAATCCGCAGCAGGAACGCTTTCAGACAAGGGCGTTAAAAGTTGGGGGTGCGAACCCGATTAATGCAGGGCCGTATAACGCGGAAATTGCCGGTTTGTATCGCCATTTGTTAGCGGAAGTGCCGCCTGCAAATCGTCGCCCCTTTGCGGCAGAGACTGAAAAAGAACAGGTGTTTGAGGAACATGCACAGTTGTTACTCGCAAGGTTGCGCCAGCGGCACACGGTTTTCCCGTTGCCGACTCAGTTGGTGTTTGATGATACGTTTTTGAGTGGTGAAGCCATTGCGCAGCACGGTTGGAGCAGTGGGGAACGGCGGGGCAAAAGCAATGCGTACAACCGTAATACCTATCAGGTGGCGGTGGATTACATGGCGGAACAACTTCTACACGATGCTACCCATTTGGCAGAATGGTTAGCGGCACAAGAAAACAGCGTGTTGTTGCAGCCCGAATTTGCACAAGTGTCGGTCTTGGAAAAAGCGTGGTTAGACCCGCGTTTGCGTCCGCAAGCGCGTTTGGGGGCGGAGCAAATGGAGATACTGCTGACCGATGCGTTGCGTTTGTTTAAGGCTTGCCAGCATCACTATCAATACCAAACAGAACAGCAGAAGTGGGATAAGCAGTCACGCATATTATCCATTGGGGATGATCAAGCCTTGCGTGACAGTTTAGCAACCTTGATTCGGGAGTTTTAG